One window of the Colletotrichum lupini chromosome 9, complete sequence genome contains the following:
- a CDS encoding receptor-interacting serine/threonine-protein kinase: LGGFSRVFRFFINKGADVNAQGSYYGNALYTTSYEGYREIIVRLLIKKGADVNA; this comes from the exons ctCGGTGGATTTTCAAGGGTGTTTAGATTCTTTATTAACAAAGGCGCAGACGTTAACGCACAAGGTAGCTACTACGGCAACGCTCTTTATACTACCTCTTACGAAGGCTATCGGGAGATC atcgtccggcttcttattaaaaaaggcgcAGACGTTAACGCATAG